Proteins from a single region of Streptomyces glaucescens:
- a CDS encoding carbohydrate ABC transporter permease, with protein sequence MNAIRRGLGNGLVQAFLVVTGLVWMTPLAGLFLSSLRSAEDTATGGWWTVFTSPGQLSFDNYAALLDNAGITRAFWNTVLISVPATVLVVVIAALAGYAFAWLDFPLREPLFLLVVALLVVPVQIGLLPVAKLFGQLGLFGTIPGVVLFHVAYGLPFAVFLLRNYFAEIPKEMLEAARMDGGSEWRIFTRLVLPVGRPAIASLAIFQFLWVWNDMLVALLFADSTAQPLTVELQSQIRQFGSNIDVLAPGAFLSLVVPVAVFFAFQRHFVQGVMAGSVK encoded by the coding sequence ATGAACGCGATCCGGCGCGGACTGGGCAACGGGCTCGTCCAGGCCTTCCTCGTGGTGACCGGCCTCGTCTGGATGACCCCGCTCGCCGGGCTGTTCCTCTCCTCCCTGCGGTCCGCAGAGGACACCGCGACGGGCGGCTGGTGGACCGTCTTCACCAGCCCCGGCCAGCTCTCCTTCGACAACTACGCCGCCCTGCTGGACAACGCGGGCATCACCCGGGCCTTCTGGAACACGGTGCTGATCTCGGTCCCCGCGACCGTCCTGGTCGTGGTGATCGCCGCACTCGCCGGCTACGCCTTCGCCTGGCTGGACTTCCCGCTGCGCGAACCGCTGTTCCTGCTCGTGGTGGCCCTGCTGGTGGTCCCCGTCCAGATCGGCCTGCTCCCGGTCGCCAAACTCTTCGGCCAGCTCGGCCTGTTCGGCACGATCCCCGGCGTGGTCCTCTTCCACGTGGCCTACGGCCTGCCGTTCGCGGTGTTCCTGCTGCGCAACTACTTCGCCGAGATCCCGAAGGAGATGCTGGAGGCCGCCCGCATGGACGGCGGCAGCGAGTGGCGCATCTTCACCCGCCTCGTCCTGCCCGTCGGCCGCCCGGCCATCGCCAGCCTCGCCATCTTCCAGTTCCTCTGGGTGTGGAACGACATGCTGGTCGCCCTGCTGTTCGCCGACAGCACCGCCCAGCCGCTGACCGTGGAACTCCAGTCGCAGATCCGCCAGTTCGGCAGCAACATCGACGTCCTGGCCCCCGGCGCGTTCCTCTCCCTGGTGGTCCCGGTGGCGGTGTTCTTCGCCTTCCAGCGGCACTTCGTGCAGGGGGTGATGGCCGGCTCGGTCAAATAG
- a CDS encoding ABC transporter permease subunit: protein MTATLVKEASRPAAASAGVRRRPRRRGRVVALLFVLPALLLLGALVVYPVLFSVGRSFFDASGNRFVGGENYTEMFRDPATLKAVRNTAIWVVVAPTLLTGLGLILAVLVEKVRWATAFKLLLFMPMAVSFLAAGIIFRLAYDEDPDKGVLNAAVVSVHDAFTGTSTYPTARARDGQGLTKEPDGAYRTTAALTPGDTVTLGLVGVQPKDLPDGAEPAHAAAGRTSGPGELSGVVYLDFTPGGGGEQGQVDRRESGLPDMRVEAVRDGEVVASTTTAPDGSFRFDGLPDGSYTVALPAANFAPPYEGVSWLGPALVTPAIIGAYLWIWTGFAMVLIGAGLSTLPRDALEAARMDGANEWQIFRRITVPLLAPVLTVVFVTLVINVMKVFDLVYIIAPGPVQEDATVLATQMWLVSFGGGNNQGLGSALGVLLLLLVVPAMVFNVRRFRRSQR from the coding sequence ATGACCGCCACCCTCGTGAAAGAGGCGAGCCGTCCGGCCGCCGCGTCCGCCGGCGTCCGCCGGCGCCCGCGGCGCCGGGGCCGGGTCGTCGCCCTGCTCTTCGTCCTCCCCGCGCTGCTCCTGCTGGGCGCCCTCGTCGTCTACCCGGTGCTGTTCTCGGTCGGCCGCAGCTTCTTCGACGCCTCCGGGAACCGGTTCGTCGGCGGCGAGAACTACACCGAGATGTTCCGCGACCCCGCCACCCTCAAGGCCGTCCGCAACACGGCCATCTGGGTCGTCGTCGCGCCGACCCTGCTGACCGGCCTCGGTCTGATCCTCGCCGTGCTGGTGGAGAAGGTCCGCTGGGCCACCGCCTTCAAGCTGCTGCTCTTCATGCCGATGGCGGTCTCCTTCCTCGCCGCCGGCATCATCTTCCGGCTCGCCTACGACGAGGACCCCGACAAGGGCGTGCTCAACGCCGCCGTGGTCTCCGTCCACGACGCCTTCACCGGCACCTCCACCTACCCGACGGCCCGGGCCCGCGACGGCCAGGGCCTGACGAAGGAACCCGACGGCGCCTACCGCACCACCGCGGCCCTGACTCCGGGGGACACGGTGACGCTGGGCCTGGTCGGCGTCCAGCCGAAGGACCTGCCCGACGGCGCCGAACCCGCCCACGCCGCGGCCGGCCGCACCTCCGGCCCCGGCGAACTGAGCGGCGTCGTCTACCTCGACTTCACGCCCGGCGGGGGAGGGGAGCAGGGCCAGGTCGACCGGCGCGAGAGCGGACTGCCGGACATGCGGGTCGAGGCGGTGCGCGACGGCGAGGTGGTCGCCTCCACGACCACGGCGCCCGACGGCTCGTTCCGCTTCGACGGCCTGCCCGACGGCTCGTACACCGTCGCACTGCCCGCCGCGAACTTCGCCCCGCCCTACGAGGGCGTCTCCTGGCTCGGCCCGGCCCTCGTCACCCCCGCGATCATCGGGGCGTACCTGTGGATCTGGACCGGCTTCGCGATGGTGCTGATCGGCGCGGGCCTGTCGACGCTGCCCCGGGACGCCCTGGAGGCGGCGCGGATGGACGGCGCCAACGAGTGGCAGATCTTCCGCCGGATCACGGTCCCGCTGCTCGCCCCCGTGCTCACGGTCGTCTTCGTGACCCTGGTCATCAACGTGATGAAGGTGTTCGACCTCGTCTACATCATCGCGCCCGGCCCCGTGCAGGAGGACGCGACCGTGCTCGCCACACAGATGTGGCTGGTGTCGTTCGGCGGCGGCAACAACCAGGGCCTCGGCAGCGCGCTCGGCGTCCTGCTCCTGCTGCTGGTCGTCCCGGCGATGGTCTTCAACGTCCGCCGTTTCCGAAGGAGTCAGCGATGA
- a CDS encoding ABC transporter substrate-binding protein, protein MMRRRTTLLTTCTALALALGATACGGGPVSAGGGDQALSGQTVTVAGVWSGTEQKNFQKVLDAFTEKTGAGTRFVSTGDNVSTVVGSKIEGGNAPDVVMVPQVGVLKQFAEQGWLKPLSKKTEQSVDAGLAPVWKEYGSVDGTLYGLYFKAAHKSTVWYSPDALAQAGVKPPKTYDEMLKAGRTVSDSGLAAFSVAGQDGWTLTDWFENVYLSQAGPEKYDALAAHELKWTDASVVEALTTLGKLFKDRQLIAGGQKGALNTDFPGSVEKVFGPQPEAGMVYEGDFVAGVAKDQFGRTIGEDADFFPFPAVGGGKAPVVSGGDAAVVLKDGKNQKAAMALVEYLATPEAAAVWAEAGGFLSPNRKLDLAAYGDDVTRATAKSLVAAGDSVRFDMSDQAPAAFGGTKGTGEWKILQDFLRDPSDPKATAAQLEAAAAKAYRG, encoded by the coding sequence ATGATGCGACGACGTACCACCCTGCTCACCACCTGCACCGCCCTCGCCCTGGCGCTCGGCGCGACCGCCTGCGGCGGCGGGCCCGTCAGCGCGGGCGGCGGCGACCAGGCGCTGAGCGGCCAGACGGTCACCGTGGCCGGTGTCTGGTCCGGCACCGAGCAGAAGAACTTCCAGAAGGTGCTGGACGCCTTCACCGAGAAGACCGGCGCCGGCACCCGGTTCGTGTCCACCGGCGACAACGTCTCCACCGTCGTCGGCAGCAAGATCGAGGGCGGCAACGCTCCCGACGTCGTGATGGTCCCGCAGGTCGGCGTCCTGAAGCAGTTCGCCGAACAGGGCTGGCTCAAGCCGCTGTCGAAGAAGACCGAGCAGTCCGTCGACGCGGGCCTCGCCCCCGTGTGGAAGGAGTACGGCAGCGTCGACGGCACGCTGTACGGCCTCTACTTCAAGGCGGCCCACAAGTCGACCGTCTGGTACAGCCCCGACGCCCTCGCCCAGGCGGGCGTGAAGCCGCCGAAGACGTACGACGAGATGCTGAAGGCCGGACGGACCGTCTCCGACTCCGGGCTCGCCGCCTTCTCGGTCGCCGGACAGGACGGCTGGACCCTCACCGACTGGTTCGAGAACGTCTACCTGTCCCAGGCCGGGCCCGAGAAGTACGACGCCCTCGCCGCGCACGAGCTGAAGTGGACGGACGCCTCCGTCGTCGAGGCCCTCACCACGCTCGGCAAGCTCTTCAAGGACAGGCAGCTCATCGCGGGCGGCCAGAAGGGCGCCCTGAACACCGACTTCCCCGGCTCGGTGGAGAAGGTGTTCGGACCGCAGCCCGAGGCGGGCATGGTCTACGAGGGCGACTTCGTGGCCGGCGTCGCCAAGGACCAGTTCGGCAGGACGATCGGCGAGGACGCGGACTTCTTCCCCTTCCCCGCGGTCGGCGGCGGCAAGGCGCCCGTGGTCAGCGGCGGCGACGCGGCGGTCGTCCTGAAGGACGGCAAGAACCAGAAGGCCGCCATGGCGCTCGTGGAGTACCTCGCGACCCCCGAGGCCGCGGCCGTGTGGGCCGAGGCCGGCGGCTTCCTCTCGCCGAACAGGAAGCTCGACCTCGCCGCCTACGGCGACGACGTCACCCGGGCCACCGCCAAGTCCCTCGTCGCCGCCGGGGACTCGGTCCGCTTCGACATGTCCGACCAGGCCCCCGCGGCCTTCGGCGGCACCAAGGGCACCGGCGAGTGGAAGATCCTCCAGGACTTCCTGCGCGACCCGTCGGACCCGAAGGCCACCGCGGCGCAGCTCGAAGCCGCGGCCGCCAAGGCGTACCGGGGCTGA
- a CDS encoding glycoside hydrolase family 13 protein — protein sequence MLSKYHWWRDAVIYQVYVRSFLDSTGDGVGDLAGVRAGLPYLKKLGVDGIWLSPFYPSPQADHGYDVADYCDVDPLFGDLAEFDGLVAAAHRLGIKVLLDIVPNHCSSAHPWFREALAAPPGSAARARFHFADGRGPGGSEPPNNWHAMFGGPAWSRVTEADGRPGQWYLHMFTPEQPDWNWRNPEIPAEFDRILRFWLDRGVDGFRIDVAAGLYKHPELPDSDDPEADARTRDSVNPLAWNRPEVHDVWRHWRSVCDEYAARDGRERLLVGEVSVPTAREHAQYVRPDELHQAFFFDLLGAPWDPDAFRKVISEAMDDIAGTGSTVTWVLNNHDQVRTVTRYGEPAPGGSGLGAARARAAALLMLALPGAAYIYQGEELGLPEVVDLPDDVLTDPIFRRTGSRARIRDGCRVPLPWSGQASPFGFTSGAESAKPWLPQPDYFAEYATERALADTRSFWHLYRDGLQLRAALPQLGEGTLRWLDSPPGVLAFVRGDGLVCAVNFGTAPVPAPVPGTPLLSSGPCPPGSLPGSTAAWWVADS from the coding sequence ATGTTGAGTAAGTACCACTGGTGGCGGGACGCGGTGATCTACCAGGTCTACGTCCGCAGCTTCCTGGACAGCACCGGCGACGGAGTCGGCGATCTCGCGGGCGTCCGCGCCGGGCTGCCGTACCTGAAGAAGCTCGGCGTCGACGGGATCTGGCTGAGCCCGTTCTACCCCTCCCCGCAGGCCGACCACGGCTACGATGTGGCCGACTACTGCGACGTCGACCCGCTCTTCGGCGACCTCGCCGAGTTCGACGGGCTGGTGGCCGCCGCGCACCGGCTCGGCATCAAGGTGCTCCTCGACATCGTCCCCAACCACTGCTCCAGCGCCCACCCGTGGTTCCGCGAGGCGCTGGCCGCCCCGCCGGGCAGCGCGGCCCGCGCCCGCTTCCACTTCGCCGACGGACGCGGCCCCGGCGGCAGCGAGCCCCCCAACAACTGGCACGCCATGTTCGGCGGCCCCGCCTGGAGCCGGGTCACCGAGGCGGACGGCCGCCCCGGCCAGTGGTACCTGCACATGTTCACGCCCGAGCAGCCCGACTGGAACTGGCGCAACCCCGAGATACCCGCCGAGTTCGACCGGATCCTGCGCTTCTGGCTCGACCGGGGCGTCGACGGCTTCCGCATCGACGTCGCCGCCGGCCTCTACAAGCACCCGGAGCTGCCCGACTCCGACGACCCCGAGGCCGACGCCCGCACCCGCGACTCGGTCAACCCGCTCGCCTGGAACCGGCCCGAGGTGCACGACGTGTGGCGGCACTGGCGGTCCGTGTGCGACGAGTACGCCGCCCGCGACGGCCGCGAACGCCTGCTGGTCGGCGAGGTGTCCGTCCCCACCGCCCGCGAGCACGCCCAGTACGTCCGACCCGACGAACTCCACCAGGCCTTCTTCTTCGACCTGCTCGGCGCCCCCTGGGACCCCGACGCCTTCCGCAAGGTCATCTCCGAGGCCATGGACGACATCGCCGGCACCGGCTCCACGGTCACCTGGGTCCTCAACAACCACGACCAGGTCCGCACCGTCACCCGCTACGGCGAACCCGCCCCCGGCGGCAGCGGCCTCGGCGCCGCCCGCGCCCGCGCCGCCGCCCTGCTGATGCTGGCCCTCCCCGGCGCCGCCTACATCTACCAGGGCGAGGAACTGGGCCTGCCCGAGGTCGTCGACCTGCCCGACGACGTGCTCACCGACCCCATCTTCCGCCGCACCGGCAGCCGCGCCCGCATCCGCGACGGCTGCCGGGTGCCCCTGCCGTGGTCCGGACAGGCCTCGCCGTTCGGCTTCACCTCCGGCGCCGAGAGCGCCAAGCCGTGGCTGCCGCAGCCCGACTACTTCGCCGAGTACGCCACCGAGCGGGCCCTCGCCGACACCCGCTCCTTCTGGCACCTGTACCGCGACGGCCTCCAGCTGCGCGCCGCCCTGCCCCAGCTCGGCGAGGGCACCCTGCGCTGGCTGGACTCCCCGCCCGGCGTGCTGGCCTTCGTCCGCGGCGACGGCCTGGTCTGCGCGGTCAACTTCGGCACCGCCCCCGTACCCGCGCCGGTCCCCGGCACCCCGCTGCTGTCCAGCGGCCCCTGCCCGCCCGGGAGCCTGCCCGGCTCGACGGCGGCCTGGTGGGTCGCCGACAGCTGA
- a CDS encoding ABC transporter substrate-binding protein, producing the protein MRWTRAAGRGLLVLVVLLTGYVTSGAQAREGQGGGGRGPLTLATAGDLTGYLGPLLDGWNRAHPGERVTLVELPDSADETRAQMATDLRAGGGGRFDVLNIDVNWTPEFAAAGWIRPLPRERFALGSFLRPVVGTATYDGRLYAVPYVTNAGLLLYRKDVLAAEGVPPPRTWAELEHQAETIAPRHGLGGYAGQFLPYEGLTVNAAEAVYSAGGTILGDEGERVTVDSAAAREGIGFLARGVREGWIPRAALGYKEEESKQAFQDGRLLFLRNWPYAYAVASGEGSKVAGRIGAVPLPGPDGPGTSVLGGSNLAVSSRARHPDSAARLIAYLTSESVQRQVLTRGALPPVRAALYDDPALVRAFPYLPTLRESVLRAAPRPKSPHYDQVSLVVQAAVQDALTGRQTPGAAVRRLARELAAVSSH; encoded by the coding sequence ATGCGGTGGACGCGTGCCGCGGGTAGGGGCCTTCTCGTCCTCGTGGTCCTCCTGACCGGCTACGTCACGTCCGGCGCGCAGGCGCGGGAGGGGCAGGGCGGCGGCGGGCGCGGTCCGCTCACCCTGGCCACCGCGGGCGATCTCACCGGCTATCTGGGCCCCCTGCTGGACGGCTGGAACCGCGCCCACCCCGGTGAGCGGGTCACCCTCGTGGAACTGCCCGACTCGGCGGACGAGACCCGCGCCCAGATGGCCACCGACCTGCGGGCCGGCGGCGGCGGCCGGTTCGACGTCCTCAACATCGACGTCAACTGGACCCCGGAGTTCGCCGCGGCGGGCTGGATCCGCCCCCTGCCGCGTGAGCGGTTCGCGCTGGGGAGCTTCCTGCGGCCCGTCGTCGGCACCGCGACCTACGACGGGCGGCTGTACGCCGTCCCGTACGTCACCAACGCCGGGCTGCTCCTCTACCGCAAGGACGTCCTGGCCGCCGAGGGCGTCCCGCCGCCGCGCACCTGGGCCGAGCTGGAGCACCAGGCCGAGACCATCGCGCCCCGGCACGGGCTCGGCGGCTACGCCGGACAGTTCCTGCCGTACGAGGGCCTGACCGTCAACGCGGCCGAGGCCGTCTACTCGGCGGGCGGCACGATCCTCGGCGACGAGGGCGAGCGGGTCACCGTGGACTCGGCGGCGGCCCGCGAGGGCATCGGGTTCCTGGCGCGCGGGGTACGCGAGGGCTGGATCCCGAGGGCGGCGCTGGGCTACAAGGAGGAGGAGTCCAAGCAGGCCTTCCAGGACGGCCGGCTGCTCTTCCTGCGCAACTGGCCGTACGCGTACGCCGTCGCCTCCGGGGAGGGCTCGAAGGTCGCCGGGAGGATCGGCGCCGTGCCGCTGCCGGGACCGGACGGACCGGGCACCAGTGTGCTCGGCGGCTCCAACCTGGCCGTGAGCAGCCGTGCCCGCCACCCCGACTCGGCCGCGCGCCTGATCGCGTACCTCACCAGCGAGTCCGTGCAGCGCCAGGTGCTCACGCGGGGCGCGCTGCCGCCGGTGCGGGCCGCGCTCTACGACGATCCCGCCCTCGTGCGGGCCTTCCCCTACCTGCCGACCCTGCGCGAGAGCGTGCTCAGGGCCGCGCCGCGCCCCAAGAGCCCGCACTACGACCAGGTCAGCCTGGTGGTGCAGGCCGCCGTGCAGGACGCGCTGACCGGGCGGCAGACGCCCGGGGCCGCGGTGCGCAGGCTGGCACGGGAGCTGGCGGCCGTCTCCAGCCACTAG
- a CDS encoding PadR family transcriptional regulator has translation MRLPLLALLARGPAHGYELKQDLEQLLGSAYPQPNVGQIYVTLGRLEKQGLIEGEDVAQSSRPNKKVYHLTDAGREALRAWFEEPEDEPRVRDEFFMKLALAPQTGIADQIALINKQRRQYLNTMRQLSKLAAAEDRDNRIAHLLIEGAMLHLQADLDWLERCQEELEELE, from the coding sequence GTGCGCCTGCCCCTCCTGGCACTCCTCGCGCGCGGCCCGGCCCACGGCTACGAGCTGAAGCAGGACCTTGAGCAACTGCTGGGGTCCGCGTACCCTCAGCCGAACGTCGGCCAGATCTACGTCACCCTCGGCCGCCTCGAGAAGCAGGGGCTCATCGAGGGCGAGGACGTCGCGCAGTCCAGCCGGCCCAACAAGAAGGTCTACCACCTCACCGACGCCGGGCGGGAGGCACTGCGCGCCTGGTTCGAGGAGCCCGAGGACGAGCCCCGGGTGCGGGACGAGTTCTTCATGAAACTGGCCCTCGCCCCGCAGACCGGCATCGCCGACCAGATCGCCCTGATCAACAAGCAGCGGCGGCAGTACCTGAACACCATGCGGCAGCTGTCGAAGCTGGCCGCCGCCGAAGACCGGGACAACCGCATCGCGCACCTGCTGATCGAGGGCGCGATGCTGCACCTGCAGGCCGACCTGGACTGGCTGGAGAGGTGCCAGGAAGAGCTGGAGGAGCTGGAATGA
- a CDS encoding ABC transporter ATP-binding protein encodes MSDVSAPVLRAEALVKTHLGEGAPARAVRGVDLSVRGGEFVAITGPSGAGKSTLLHLLGGLQRPDSGSIWLDGECADTWSEARWAVERRKRIGIVFQFFNLVSNLSVADNVELPALLAGVPPRRARAEREELLAELGLTGKERSMPGELSGGEQQRVALARALVNQPPLLLADEPAGSLDSKGTREVMRLLSRFHRRGQTILLVTHDARLASAADRVISFFDGRIADDAELDGGPAPRRSGISGVLELKD; translated from the coding sequence ATGAGCGACGTTTCCGCTCCCGTGCTGCGCGCCGAGGCCCTGGTGAAGACGCACCTCGGCGAGGGCGCGCCCGCCCGTGCGGTGCGCGGGGTCGACCTGTCCGTGCGGGGCGGCGAGTTCGTGGCGATCACCGGGCCGTCCGGCGCCGGCAAGTCGACCCTGCTGCACCTGCTCGGCGGGCTCCAGCGGCCGGACAGCGGCAGCATCTGGCTGGACGGCGAGTGCGCCGACACCTGGAGCGAGGCCCGCTGGGCGGTGGAGCGGCGCAAGCGGATCGGGATCGTCTTCCAGTTCTTCAACCTGGTGTCGAACCTGTCCGTCGCCGACAACGTCGAGCTGCCCGCGCTGCTCGCCGGGGTGCCGCCCAGGCGGGCCCGCGCCGAACGCGAGGAGCTGCTGGCCGAGCTGGGCCTCACCGGCAAGGAGCGCAGCATGCCCGGTGAGCTGTCCGGCGGCGAGCAGCAGCGGGTCGCGCTCGCCCGCGCCCTGGTCAACCAGCCGCCGCTGCTGCTCGCCGACGAACCCGCGGGCAGCCTCGACAGCAAGGGCACCCGCGAGGTCATGCGGCTGCTGTCCCGCTTCCACCGGCGCGGCCAGACGATCCTGCTGGTGACGCACGACGCCCGGCTGGCCAGTGCCGCGGACCGGGTGATCAGCTTCTTCGACGGACGGATCGCCGACGACGCGGAACTGGACGGCGGCCCCGCGCCCCGCCGGTCCGGGATATCCGGTGTGCTGGAGCTGAAGGACTGA
- a CDS encoding ABC transporter permease, which translates to MRATLRWAHSDLRTHRGEAVFLVLATAGVVASLLLATALFGYATNPWQRVFAQARGAHVWLHTDESADLRALARLDGVESVAGPYRTASATVAARGSRASVELRAGSAEVPSVGRPLLVSGRWLDPAVPDGVVLESRLAGALLAGPGDTLTLPGTARRLTVVGVADSAEPHYRPGERPGLVWALPSAVPSPDAQVVGLRLTDPGDTGYAVQRAVTVLGAGAIGEVSTWQQARAEAQGGNRLLGQVLGLFGLGALIAAGLAVHGAIGTRIRGHLRDISVLKAIGFTPGQVVRIFLLQHLAYAVLGAVAAAALTEALGSRIPGRLGDAVGVWQGLPGHTAALVAVPVAAVLFIGATTGLAAWRAGRVPPVPLPLPAAPLGGRAAGAPGRGPGPRTAASAAAAPGAGRPGAVRGLLAAVRGGTSGVRLSAVARRALAGRVLGVRLPPPLVLGWHQAFARRPRSLGTVARLALPLLLIVVAMSAWTTIDRFHRSPERIGLPAALTVRADAGLGDRDARALLARDPGVAAAYPGVEVAALVPGQTATIALRGLGTRAEPYPYALAEGRAARGPDEAVAGQGLLDLLDVRVGDWVRMTVGDQPQILHIVGRSIEPENAGRVVSTSLDTLRENDPGLRPSLYQLRLRPGADPHEVAGRLTAAGLGRLDVHTVTNPADGLSALRGVVLGLIAVLALIGLVELLTAIGGAVREGERDLLALKAIGLSPRQITAITVTSTGCTALAAVLLGTALGLPLAHWLIDVQGRSSGIGAGIAQSPSAWLLALFGAAAVLGAAGLAALPAARAARRRLADTLSAVA; encoded by the coding sequence GTGCGAGCCACCCTGCGCTGGGCGCACTCCGATCTGCGCACCCACCGCGGCGAGGCGGTGTTCCTCGTCCTCGCCACCGCCGGTGTCGTCGCCTCGCTGCTGCTGGCCACGGCCCTGTTCGGATACGCCACCAACCCCTGGCAGCGGGTGTTCGCCCAGGCTCGCGGCGCCCATGTGTGGCTGCACACCGACGAGTCGGCCGACCTGCGCGCCCTGGCCCGGCTGGACGGCGTCGAGTCCGTCGCCGGGCCCTACCGCACCGCCTCCGCCACCGTCGCCGCGCGCGGCAGCCGCGCCTCCGTCGAGCTGCGCGCCGGCTCCGCCGAGGTGCCGTCCGTGGGCCGTCCGCTGCTCGTCTCCGGGCGCTGGCTCGACCCGGCCGTACCCGACGGCGTGGTCCTGGAGAGCCGGCTCGCCGGCGCGCTGCTCGCCGGGCCCGGCGACACCCTGACCCTGCCCGGCACCGCCCGCAGGCTGACCGTGGTGGGCGTCGCCGACAGCGCCGAGCCGCACTACCGCCCCGGCGAGCGGCCGGGCCTGGTCTGGGCGCTGCCGTCCGCGGTGCCCAGCCCGGACGCGCAGGTCGTCGGGCTGCGGCTGACGGATCCCGGGGACACCGGGTACGCCGTCCAGCGCGCCGTGACGGTGCTGGGCGCGGGGGCGATCGGCGAGGTGTCCACCTGGCAGCAGGCCCGCGCCGAGGCACAGGGCGGCAACCGGCTGCTCGGGCAGGTGCTGGGGCTGTTCGGGCTCGGCGCGCTGATCGCTGCCGGGCTCGCGGTGCACGGGGCGATCGGCACCCGGATCCGCGGCCACCTGCGGGACATCTCCGTGCTGAAGGCGATCGGCTTCACCCCCGGACAGGTGGTCCGGATCTTCCTCCTCCAGCATCTGGCGTACGCCGTGCTGGGCGCCGTCGCCGCCGCAGCCCTCACCGAGGCCCTGGGCAGCCGGATACCGGGGCGGCTCGGCGACGCGGTCGGCGTGTGGCAGGGGCTGCCCGGGCACACGGCGGCGCTCGTCGCAGTACCGGTGGCCGCGGTGCTGTTCATCGGGGCCACCACCGGGCTCGCCGCGTGGCGGGCGGGCCGGGTGCCGCCCGTGCCGCTGCCGCTGCCCGCCGCGCCGCTGGGCGGGCGGGCCGCGGGGGCACCGGGCCGGGGACCCGGCCCGCGCACCGCCGCCTCGGCGGCCGCCGCGCCGGGGGCCGGACGGCCGGGCGCCGTGCGCGGGCTCCTCGCCGCGGTCCGGGGCGGGACGTCCGGGGTCCGGCTGTCCGCGGTGGCGCGGCGTGCGCTGGCCGGACGGGTGCTCGGGGTGCGGCTGCCGCCCCCGCTGGTGCTCGGCTGGCACCAGGCGTTCGCCCGGCGCCCGCGGTCGCTGGGCACCGTGGCGCGGCTCGCCCTGCCGCTGCTGCTGATCGTGGTCGCGATGAGCGCGTGGACCACCATCGACCGGTTCCACCGAAGCCCGGAACGGATCGGGCTGCCGGCCGCGCTGACCGTCCGCGCGGACGCGGGCCTGGGCGACCGGGACGCCCGTGCCCTGCTGGCCCGCGACCCGGGGGTCGCCGCCGCCTATCCGGGCGTCGAGGTCGCCGCGCTGGTCCCCGGCCAGACCGCGACCATCGCCCTGCGGGGCCTCGGCACCCGCGCCGAGCCCTACCCGTACGCCCTGGCCGAGGGGCGCGCCGCGCGCGGACCCGACGAGGCGGTGGCCGGGCAGGGGCTGCTCGACCTGCTGGACGTACGGGTCGGCGACTGGGTGCGGATGACCGTCGGGGACCAGCCGCAGATCCTGCACATCGTGGGCCGCAGCATCGAACCGGAGAACGCCGGACGCGTCGTCTCCACGTCCCTGGACACCCTGCGCGAGAACGACCCCGGCCTGCGCCCGAGCCTCTACCAGCTGCGCCTGCGCCCCGGCGCCGACCCGCACGAGGTCGCCGGCCGGCTCACCGCGGCCGGGCTGGGCCGGCTGGACGTGCACACCGTGACGAACCCCGCCGACGGGCTCTCCGCGCTGCGCGGAGTGGTCCTCGGACTGATCGCCGTGCTCGCCCTGATCGGGCTGGTCGAACTGCTGACCGCGATCGGCGGTGCCGTCCGCGAGGGCGAGCGCGATCTGCTGGCGCTCAAGGCGATCGGGTTGTCACCCCGCCAGATCACCGCGATCACGGTGACCTCGACCGGCTGCACCGCGCTCGCCGCCGTCCTCCTCGGTACGGCCCTGGGACTGCCGCTCGCGCACTGGCTGATCGACGTCCAGGGCAGGTCGAGCGGCATCGGCGCCGGCATCGCCCAGTCGCCCTCGGCCTGGCTGCTGGCGCTGTTCGGGGCGGCCGCCGTACTGGGCGCGGCGGGGCTCGCCGCCCTGCCGGCGGCCCGGGCGGCACGCCGCCGGCTCGCCGACACGCTGAGCGCGGTCGCCTGA